A region from the Paraburkholderia youngii genome encodes:
- a CDS encoding ABC transporter ATP-binding protein — MQNVIQAIPADLLPSSPRLGAQVLNIEHVSRGFHKNQSELLVLDDVNLTLREGEIVGLLGRSGSGKSTLLRIIAGLIRPTSGNVTYLGKPLDGPAEGVAMVFQTFALFPWLTVLQNVEAGLEALGVGIEERRTRALAAIDLIGLDGFENAYPRELSGGMRQRVGFARALVVDPTILLMDEPFSALDVLTAETLRTDLLDLWNQDRMPIKAVLIVTHNIEEAVFMCDRILVLSSNPGRVVAETVVPFAHPRNRLDPDFRALVDEIYAKMTARPTGAAAKRELEPGSWLPNVSTNLMAGLIETLAAAPYNGRADMPEIARTLQLEVDELFPIAEMLQYLGFAEVSEGDVFLTPPAHRFAEGSTQERKIMFADHLLQCVPLAARIRKVLNERPGHRAPRVRFEQELEDLLSDSAAQETLDAVIDWGRYAEIFSYNDKTETFSLADVET; from the coding sequence ATGCAAAACGTCATTCAAGCCATCCCCGCCGACCTGCTCCCGTCGTCGCCGCGCCTGGGCGCGCAGGTGCTGAACATCGAGCACGTGAGCCGCGGCTTTCATAAAAATCAGAGCGAGCTGCTGGTGCTCGACGACGTGAATCTGACGCTGCGCGAGGGCGAGATCGTCGGACTGCTCGGCCGCTCGGGCTCGGGCAAGTCGACACTGCTGCGCATCATCGCCGGTTTGATCCGGCCGACGAGCGGCAACGTGACCTACCTGGGCAAGCCGCTCGACGGTCCAGCCGAGGGCGTCGCGATGGTGTTCCAGACCTTCGCGTTGTTTCCGTGGCTGACGGTGCTGCAGAACGTCGAAGCGGGGCTGGAGGCGCTCGGCGTCGGCATCGAGGAGCGGCGCACGCGCGCGCTCGCGGCGATCGATCTGATCGGTCTCGACGGCTTCGAAAACGCGTATCCGCGCGAGCTGTCGGGCGGCATGCGGCAGCGCGTCGGCTTCGCACGCGCGCTCGTCGTCGATCCGACCATCCTGCTGATGGACGAGCCGTTCTCCGCGCTCGACGTGCTGACCGCCGAAACGCTGCGTACCGACCTGCTCGACCTGTGGAACCAGGACCGCATGCCGATCAAGGCGGTTCTTATAGTCACGCACAACATCGAGGAAGCCGTTTTCATGTGCGATCGCATCCTCGTACTGTCGTCGAACCCCGGGCGCGTGGTGGCCGAGACCGTGGTGCCGTTCGCTCATCCGCGCAACCGGCTCGATCCGGATTTTCGCGCGCTCGTCGACGAAATCTACGCGAAGATGACCGCGCGCCCCACTGGAGCCGCGGCCAAACGCGAACTCGAACCCGGCAGCTGGTTGCCGAACGTGTCGACGAACCTGATGGCTGGTCTGATCGAAACGCTTGCGGCAGCGCCCTATAACGGCCGCGCCGACATGCCCGAGATTGCGCGCACGCTGCAGTTGGAAGTCGACGAACTGTTCCCGATCGCGGAGATGCTGCAGTACCTCGGCTTTGCCGAAGTCAGCGAGGGCGATGTGTTCCTCACGCCGCCCGCGCATCGATTCGCCGAGGGCAGCACGCAGGAGCGCAAGATCATGTTCGCCGATCATCTGTTGCAGTGTGTGCCGCTCGCCGCGCGAATCAGGAAGGTCCTCAACGAACGGCCCGGACATCGCGCGCCGCGCGTGCGCTTCGAGCAGGAGCTCGAGGACCTGCTGTCCGACAGCGCGGCGCAGGAAACCCTCGATGCGGTGATCGACTGGGGCCGTTACGCGGAAATCTTCTCGTACAACGACAAGACGGAAACCTTCAGTCTCGCGGATGTCGAGACCTAA
- a CDS encoding carbohydrate porin — protein sequence MKNIDKRRLLGSGGSIAVTAVLSLGLGPCAFAQTPGDATPAQAAPSTAPAAPVPGATDNAAPAGQTVAAPTGLWERSNLFGEMGGLRPWLGNYGVTFNLQETSEYMGNLSGGTNRGGAYQGLTGFGLVVDTEKAFGLPGGTFNVSGLQIHGTSLTARNLQTLQTASGIEADAATRLWELWYQQSLGNVDVKIGQQSLDQEFMVSQYAATFMNATFGWPVLPAVDLPAGGPAYPLSSLGVRARASFANGVTVLGGVFDGNPAPGVGDPQKLNASGTNFNLGNGALVIGELQYAINQPSANPSDPRPAGLPGTYKLGFWYNSNHFADQGFDTGGLSLANPASNGMPTNHRGNYSFYAVADQMVWRAGPDSPQSVGVFARIMGAPGDRNLVDLGVNAGVTLKAPFKGRDNDVVGLALGYAKIGSHAQNLASAQALYTPGYPSRSAETVLEATYQYQVAPWWMLQADFQYFWRPGGGIPDPDDSSQRIRNEAVLGLRTTIQF from the coding sequence ATGAAAAATATCGACAAGCGCAGACTACTGGGCTCCGGCGGTTCGATCGCCGTGACTGCGGTTCTTTCCCTCGGCCTCGGCCCTTGCGCGTTCGCGCAGACACCCGGCGACGCCACCCCGGCGCAAGCGGCGCCATCGACTGCACCGGCCGCACCGGTTCCCGGCGCCACGGACAACGCGGCGCCCGCCGGTCAGACCGTCGCAGCGCCGACCGGATTGTGGGAGCGCTCGAACCTGTTCGGCGAAATGGGCGGCCTGCGTCCCTGGCTCGGCAACTACGGCGTGACGTTCAATCTGCAGGAGACCAGCGAATACATGGGCAACCTGTCGGGCGGCACGAATCGCGGCGGTGCCTATCAAGGCTTGACCGGGTTCGGACTCGTCGTCGATACGGAAAAGGCCTTCGGATTGCCGGGCGGCACCTTCAACGTCTCCGGTCTGCAGATTCACGGCACGAGCCTGACCGCCAGAAATCTGCAAACACTGCAAACTGCGAGCGGCATCGAAGCCGACGCCGCGACCCGTCTGTGGGAACTGTGGTATCAGCAGTCGCTCGGCAACGTCGATGTGAAGATCGGCCAGCAGAGTCTCGATCAGGAGTTCATGGTCAGCCAGTACGCGGCCACCTTCATGAACGCAACGTTTGGCTGGCCGGTGCTGCCGGCCGTCGATCTGCCCGCGGGCGGACCGGCCTATCCGCTGTCGTCGCTCGGCGTGAGGGCGCGCGCATCGTTCGCGAACGGCGTCACCGTGCTGGGCGGCGTATTCGACGGCAACCCGGCGCCAGGCGTCGGCGATCCGCAAAAGCTCAACGCGAGCGGCACGAACTTCAATCTCGGCAACGGCGCGCTCGTGATCGGCGAACTGCAGTACGCGATCAACCAGCCGTCGGCGAATCCTTCCGATCCGAGGCCGGCTGGCCTGCCGGGCACCTACAAGCTTGGCTTCTGGTACAACAGCAACCACTTCGCGGATCAGGGTTTCGACACCGGCGGCCTGTCGCTGGCGAATCCGGCGAGCAACGGCATGCCGACGAATCATCGCGGCAACTACAGCTTCTACGCGGTTGCCGACCAGATGGTGTGGCGCGCGGGCCCCGACAGTCCGCAGTCGGTCGGCGTGTTCGCCCGCATCATGGGTGCGCCGGGCGATCGCAATCTGGTCGATCTCGGCGTCAACGCGGGCGTCACACTCAAGGCGCCGTTCAAGGGGCGCGACAACGATGTGGTCGGGCTTGCGCTCGGCTATGCAAAGATCGGTTCTCACGCGCAGAATCTGGCGAGCGCGCAGGCGCTGTACACGCCGGGCTATCCGTCACGCAGCGCGGAGACGGTGCTCGAAGCCACTTATCAATACCAGGTCGCGCCGTGGTGGATGCTGCAAGCGGACTTCCAGTACTTCTGGCGGCCGGGCGGCGGGATTCCGGACCCGGACGATTCGTCCCAGCGCATCAGGAACGAAGCGGTTCTCGGCTTGCGCACGACAATCCAGTTCTGA
- a CDS encoding cupin domain-containing protein translates to MDTLSRLIDLARPQASLDLRCLLSGAFDIDHAPLERGVAPFHLVLDGSCVIETAAGEQLELKAGDFMLFPRGAAHRVRDVKRSSGGLPLTLGHDGMLPVRRNDGEEAATSAQTPNHTATHEGVDLLCGRFVYAPGSSALLLDALPDPLRVSLGDAQTLDALQTLITLMRGEAARRQPGALTIVTALSHALFAMALRVHGERNADSAGMLALLTDARLGASVQAMLDAPERAWTISELGERAAMSRATYARRFNERAGMTVMDFLTQIRMAIASDLLLRTQRSAADIGEAVGYQSEAAFGKAFAQCVGVTPGRYRRRAQTDDAPDD, encoded by the coding sequence ATGGACACGCTCAGTCGCCTGATCGACCTTGCCCGGCCGCAAGCGAGTCTCGATCTTCGCTGCCTGCTATCAGGCGCATTCGATATCGATCACGCGCCGCTGGAGAGGGGCGTCGCGCCGTTTCATCTGGTGCTCGACGGCAGTTGCGTGATCGAGACCGCCGCCGGCGAGCAGCTCGAATTGAAGGCCGGCGATTTCATGCTGTTTCCGCGTGGCGCCGCGCATCGCGTGCGCGACGTGAAGCGCTCGTCGGGCGGCCTGCCGCTGACGCTCGGGCACGACGGCATGCTGCCGGTGCGGCGCAACGACGGTGAGGAAGCCGCCACATCCGCGCAGACGCCCAACCACACCGCGACTCATGAAGGCGTCGATCTGCTGTGCGGCCGCTTCGTCTATGCGCCCGGTTCGTCGGCGTTGCTGCTCGATGCGCTGCCCGATCCGCTGCGCGTGTCGCTCGGGGACGCGCAGACGCTCGATGCATTGCAAACGCTGATCACTTTGATGCGCGGTGAAGCGGCGCGGCGTCAGCCTGGCGCGCTCACCATCGTGACGGCCTTGAGCCACGCGCTGTTCGCAATGGCACTGCGCGTGCACGGCGAGCGCAATGCGGACAGCGCCGGCATGCTCGCGTTGCTGACGGACGCACGACTCGGCGCATCGGTGCAAGCGATGCTCGACGCACCCGAACGCGCGTGGACGATCTCCGAACTCGGCGAGCGCGCGGCGATGTCGCGCGCGACCTACGCGCGCCGTTTCAACGAGCGCGCGGGCATGACCGTGATGGATTTTCTGACGCAGATCCGCATGGCGATCGCCAGCGACCTGCTGTTGCGCACGCAACGCAGCGCGGCGGACATCGGCGAGGCGGTCGGCTATCAGTCGGAGGCGGCGTTCGGCAAGGCGTTTGCGCAATGCGTCGGCGTGACGCCGGGACGTTACCGGCGTCGCGCGCAAACGGACGATGCTCCGGATGACTGA
- a CDS encoding YncE family protein, whose translation MPSVVFQSPIRFVTFAFASITKTGAFVALACCSLTLPHLAHAADNVIVLDSGEAQLTLIDPVTHKVIGTEPTGKEPHHLMITPDGRSLIVADAFSNDLMFVDPHSGRVQRRVAGIEDPYQLGFSPDHKWFVTAGLRLDRLDIYRYDGENVTLAKRIPLAKTPSHLTFAADNRTVFVTLQGTGEVAAIDLPTQSVSWTLHVGKTPAGLWMTPGDRYLLVGMTGEDNVAVVDWKNRQLVKKIHTGRGAHNFRNLDDGQHLAVSNRVENTISILDYNTLTKVADITGLMPGPDDMELSADRRYLWVTFRFARHVGVIDLSTHRLVDTIVVGRSPHGLYFANRAPVYAPNPD comes from the coding sequence ATGCCCAGCGTCGTATTTCAGAGTCCTATCCGGTTCGTGACATTCGCATTCGCTTCGATTACAAAAACCGGCGCTTTCGTGGCGTTGGCTTGCTGTTCGCTGACATTGCCTCATCTCGCCCACGCCGCCGACAACGTGATCGTGCTCGACTCGGGCGAAGCGCAGCTTACGTTGATCGATCCCGTCACGCACAAAGTGATCGGCACCGAGCCGACCGGCAAGGAGCCTCATCATCTGATGATCACGCCCGATGGTCGTTCGCTGATCGTCGCGGATGCGTTTTCGAACGACCTGATGTTCGTCGACCCGCACAGCGGCCGGGTGCAACGCCGTGTCGCGGGCATCGAAGACCCGTACCAGCTTGGTTTTTCGCCCGACCACAAGTGGTTCGTCACCGCGGGCCTGAGGCTCGATCGCCTCGATATCTATCGCTACGATGGCGAGAACGTGACGCTCGCGAAGCGGATTCCGCTCGCGAAGACCCCGAGCCACCTGACCTTTGCAGCCGATAACCGCACCGTGTTCGTCACGCTTCAGGGCACGGGCGAGGTCGCGGCGATCGATCTGCCGACACAGTCAGTGTCGTGGACGCTGCATGTGGGCAAGACGCCGGCCGGACTCTGGATGACCCCGGGCGATCGTTATCTGCTCGTCGGCATGACGGGCGAAGACAATGTCGCGGTGGTCGACTGGAAGAACCGCCAACTCGTGAAGAAGATCCACACGGGCCGCGGCGCGCACAACTTCCGCAATCTCGACGATGGCCAGCATCTCGCCGTGTCGAATCGCGTGGAGAACACGATCAGCATTCTCGATTACAACACGCTGACCAAAGTGGCCGACATAACCGGTTTGATGCCGGGCCCTGACGACATGGAACTATCGGCGGACCGGCGCTATCTATGGGTCACGTTCCGCTTCGCGAGGCACGTCGGCGTCATCGACCTGAGCACGCATCGGCTGGTGGATACGATCGTGGTGGGGCGCTCGCCGCACGGTCTTTATTTCGCCAACCGCGCGCCGGTCTACGCGCCCAATCCCGACTGA
- a CDS encoding aldo/keto reductase — protein MRYNQLGRTGVFVSELCLGTMTFGGGEGIWRQIGDLQQSDAERLVGRALDAGINFIDTADVYAGGLSELITGNALKNLKVPRDKVVIATKVFGQTGEFANARGASRYHILDGIKASLKRLQLDHVDLYQIHGFDPATPIEETVRALDTLVQHGHVRYVGVSNWAAWQIAKALGIAERLGTARFETLQAYYSIAGRDLERELVPMLQSEGLGLMVWSPLAGGFLSGKYGREQQGEAGSRRTTFDFPPIDRERAYDCIDVMREMAAAKTVSVAQISLAWLLHQRVVSTVIVGAKKIEQLDDNIAATNVALSADELAKLAEVSALPAEYPGWMLERQGEQRRQQLAEVRHVVQR, from the coding sequence ATGCGATATAACCAGTTGGGCCGTACCGGTGTGTTTGTATCGGAGTTGTGTTTGGGCACGATGACCTTCGGCGGTGGCGAAGGCATCTGGCGGCAGATCGGCGATCTGCAGCAAAGCGACGCGGAGCGGCTGGTCGGCCGGGCGCTCGACGCGGGCATTAATTTCATCGACACGGCCGACGTCTACGCGGGCGGCCTGTCCGAGCTCATCACGGGCAACGCGCTCAAAAATCTGAAAGTGCCGCGCGACAAGGTCGTGATCGCGACCAAGGTGTTCGGCCAGACCGGCGAGTTCGCCAACGCGCGCGGTGCGTCGCGCTATCACATCCTCGACGGCATCAAGGCGAGCCTGAAGCGTCTACAACTCGATCACGTCGACCTCTATCAGATCCACGGTTTCGATCCGGCCACGCCGATCGAAGAAACCGTGCGCGCGCTCGATACGCTCGTGCAGCACGGCCACGTGCGCTATGTCGGCGTGTCGAACTGGGCCGCATGGCAAATCGCGAAGGCGCTCGGCATCGCCGAGCGGCTCGGCACCGCGCGCTTCGAAACGTTGCAGGCGTATTACTCGATCGCGGGCCGCGATCTCGAACGCGAGCTCGTGCCGATGCTGCAAAGCGAAGGCCTCGGTCTGATGGTATGGAGCCCGCTCGCCGGTGGTTTTCTGAGCGGCAAGTACGGACGTGAACAGCAGGGTGAAGCGGGCAGCCGTCGCACGACTTTCGATTTTCCGCCGATCGATCGCGAGCGTGCGTACGACTGCATCGACGTGATGCGCGAGATGGCCGCGGCGAAGACCGTATCGGTCGCACAGATCTCGCTGGCGTGGCTGCTGCATCAGCGTGTCGTCAGCACGGTGATCGTCGGCGCGAAGAAGATCGAGCAGCTCGACGACAACATCGCGGCGACCAACGTCGCGCTATCCGCCGATGAGCTCGCGAAGCTCGCCGAGGTCAGCGCGCTGCCCGCCGAGTATCCGGGCTGGATGCTGGAGCGGCAGGGCGAACAGCGCCGGCAACAACTGGCCGAGGTTCGGCATGTCGTGCAGCGATAG
- a CDS encoding sterol desaturase family protein, which produces MIHELVAQLDNGISALQTLLYVDVVQPIFYRFNLMGYDEDTYDALYWVIVGAMQILVSYLVLRPLEALRPVETWADRRALRADVVYTWIAKLGIVNLAFFFLLQPFFNHWQSLMAIHDVPNIDVDDLWPGVTDQPLVSFLIYLIVLDFAGYWYHRWQHRFGVWWELHAVHHSQRQMSLWADDRNHFLDDILQAAFFAAIALFIGVQPNQFVVLVALGNFMQSVQHVNARLPYGWLLERLIVSPAFHRRHHAIGYGHEGTRYGCNFGVLFPWWDMLFGTASWERAVEPTGIRDQLPAPHGAARSYGDGLIAQQWYAFGRIAGRLRGRPGAGEINP; this is translated from the coding sequence ATGATTCACGAACTCGTCGCTCAACTCGACAATGGCATCTCAGCCCTGCAGACGCTGCTGTACGTCGACGTGGTCCAGCCGATCTTCTACCGCTTCAATCTGATGGGCTATGACGAAGACACTTACGACGCGCTCTACTGGGTGATCGTCGGCGCGATGCAGATACTGGTGTCGTACCTGGTGTTGCGCCCGCTCGAAGCGCTGCGCCCGGTGGAGACATGGGCGGACCGCAGGGCGTTGCGCGCGGACGTGGTCTACACGTGGATCGCCAAGCTCGGCATCGTCAATCTTGCGTTCTTCTTTCTGCTGCAGCCGTTCTTCAATCATTGGCAGAGCCTGATGGCGATCCACGACGTGCCCAACATCGACGTCGATGATTTGTGGCCGGGCGTCACCGATCAGCCGCTCGTGTCGTTTCTGATCTACCTGATCGTGCTCGATTTCGCCGGCTACTGGTATCACCGCTGGCAACATCGGTTCGGCGTGTGGTGGGAATTGCATGCGGTTCATCACAGTCAGCGGCAGATGTCGCTGTGGGCCGACGACCGCAATCACTTTTTGGACGACATCTTGCAGGCGGCGTTTTTTGCGGCCATTGCGCTGTTCATCGGCGTGCAGCCAAACCAATTCGTCGTGCTCGTCGCGCTCGGCAATTTCATGCAGAGCGTGCAGCACGTGAATGCGCGCCTCCCGTATGGATGGCTGCTCGAACGCCTGATCGTGAGCCCGGCGTTTCATCGGCGTCATCATGCGATCGGCTATGGCCACGAAGGCACCCGCTACGGCTGCAACTTCGGCGTGCTGTTCCCGTGGTGGGACATGCTGTTCGGCACCGCGTCGTGGGAGCGCGCCGTCGAGCCGACCGGCATCCGCGATCAGCTGCCCGCGCCGCATGGTGCCGCGCGTTCGTATGGGGATGGGCTGATCGCTCAGCAGTGGTACGCGTTCGGCCGCATCGCCGGGCGGCTGCGTGGCCGGCCCGGTGCGGGCGAGATCAATCCGTGA
- a CDS encoding FUSC family protein encodes MTPSDDSSPSSRTPAADALFAFLKTLPLGDRLIEGGFMAVQAVAGASLAFGIGRALHTEQAFWAAITAIAVSQHSYIDTRKLSRDQFIGAMVGGICGLIGTLAGGGHFAAYAATVAAAILICWVVNVGSAARLGGITATIMLLAPGIGPAWDKAFLRLAEVTLGTVCALVVARLMASLERRAFSKGETPK; translated from the coding sequence ATGACTCCGTCCGACGATTCGAGCCCCTCCTCGCGCACGCCCGCCGCCGATGCGCTGTTCGCGTTCCTGAAGACGCTGCCGCTCGGCGACCGCTTGATCGAGGGCGGCTTCATGGCCGTGCAGGCGGTGGCGGGCGCGAGTCTCGCGTTCGGCATCGGCCGCGCGCTGCACACCGAGCAGGCGTTCTGGGCCGCGATCACCGCGATCGCGGTGAGCCAGCACAGCTATATCGACACTCGCAAGCTGTCGCGCGACCAGTTCATCGGCGCGATGGTCGGCGGCATTTGCGGGCTGATCGGCACACTCGCGGGCGGCGGCCATTTTGCCGCGTACGCGGCGACCGTCGCGGCCGCGATCCTGATCTGCTGGGTCGTCAACGTCGGCAGCGCGGCGCGCCTTGGCGGCATCACCGCGACGATCATGCTGCTGGCGCCGGGCATCGGCCCCGCGTGGGACAAGGCTTTTCTGCGGCTTGCCGAAGTGACGCTCGGGACGGTCTGCGCGCTCGTGGTCGCGCGGCTGATGGCGTCGCTCGAAAGACGTGCGTTCAGCAAGGGCGAAACGCCCAAATAG
- a CDS encoding carboxymuconolactone decarboxylase family protein, translating into MLDWIDYRKELFGRIGEMSKLAPDSVKAYQAMSNAGQKTDLLGAKTRELIALAVAVSLRCDGCITVHTAEALKHGATREEIAEALGVAMAVNAGATLVYSARTLDAVAAHAQG; encoded by the coding sequence ATGTTGGACTGGATCGATTACCGCAAGGAACTGTTCGGCCGTATCGGCGAAATGTCGAAGCTCGCGCCGGACAGCGTAAAGGCGTATCAGGCGATGTCGAATGCCGGTCAGAAGACCGATCTGCTCGGAGCGAAAACGCGCGAGCTGATTGCGCTCGCGGTCGCGGTGAGCCTGCGCTGTGACGGCTGTATCACGGTCCATACGGCCGAGGCGCTGAAGCACGGCGCGACCCGCGAGGAAATCGCCGAAGCGCTCGGCGTCGCGATGGCGGTCAACGCGGGCGCGACGCTGGTGTACTCGGCGCGCACGCTGGACGCGGTCGCCGCGCATGCGCAGGGGTAA